GTTGAGCACCTTGCTGAAAAGCCAAAGACTACCTGAATTCCGGCCAACCCCCTGAGCTAAAGCCCCAACCAAAGACCTAAGGTCTAACTCGCTAAGCCCTACAAAATGCCCTATAAAGAGCGCGACATCGAGAAGCAATATTTCACCATTGGCGAAGTAGCCCAGCAATTCAACGTGGCTCCCTCGCTGATTCGCTTCTGGGAGACGGAGTTTGACGAGCTGCGCCCCCGCAAAAGCAAGAAAGGCAACCGCCTGTATACCCCGCAGGACATTGATATTTTTCGCACCATTTACCACCTGGTAAAGGAGCGCGGCTACACTATTCCCGGCGCCCGCGACATGCTCCGCCAGAAAGGCCCCCAGCTAAAAGAGAAAATCGACGTGATTCAAAGCCTGGAGAAAATCCGCGGCTTCTTAGTGAAGATGAAAAAGGAAGTGGACGCGGCGGGGAAGGCGGAGTAGCATAAACTCCCTTTTCAAAAACCCTCTGTGTCATCCTGAGGCGGTAGCCGAAGGACCTTCTCACAGTTGAACGACTTTACTCATAACGACCTGTGCATGCGTGAGAAGGTCCTTCGCCAGCTCAGGATGACAGAAGATTTGAGGTTATTTTATTTTTAGTTTATCGGAGTTCTGAATGTCTATTGTTACCCCTACTGATACCCTGCTGCACGAAGTAGCCCTCACCCTTTTCCCCGGCATTGGTCCGCAGCTCACGCGGCAGCTGATGAGCTATGGTGGCTCGGCCAAGAACGTACTGCACCTGCCGCCGGGCAAGCTGCGCAAGATTCCGGGCGTGGGGCCCGCCACGGTGGCCATTCTCACCGGTGCGGAGCGCACCAATGCCTTAAAACAAGCCGAGGCCACGCTGCTTAAAGCCGAAAAAGACGGCGTGCAGCTGCTGTTCTACACCAGCAAAGCCTACCCCTCCCGCCTCAAAACCATTGCCGATGCGCCGGTGCTGCTCTACTATCAGGGCACCGCCGACCTCAACCAACCCAAAACCATTGCCCTGGTAGGCACCCGGCAGGCCACCGACTATGGCCGGGAGCAAACCGAGCGGCTGGTACGCGGCCTGGTGCCGCACCGCCCGTTGGTAGTAAGCGGCCTGGCTTACGGCATCGACATTGCCGCCCACCGCGCGGCCCTGCAGGAAGGCCTGGAAACCGTGGGCGTTATGGCTACCGGGCTGGACGTTATCTACCCGCACGCCCACCGCAAAACCGCCGAGAAAATGCGCGAGCAGGGCGGGCTGCTCACGGAATTTCCCTTCGGCACCCCACCCGATAAATACAACTTCCCGGCCCGCAACCGCATTATTGCGGGCATGTCGGATGGTACCGTAGTAGTAGAAGCCACCCGCAAAGGGGGCGCCCTTATCACCGCCGAGCTGGCCCTGAGCTACGATAAGGACGTGCTGGCCATTCCCGGACCGCTAAATTCGCTGGCTTCCGAAGGCTGCCACGAGCTCATCAAAGCCAGCAAAGCCGCCCTGTACTCCGAGCCCCGGGATTTAGAGCAGCTCCTGAACTGGGATGCCGCGCTGCACCTGCAGGGCAAGTTTAAAGCAGCAACCGTTTATGACGCCGACAATTTTACCCCGGAAGAATACCAGGTAATTGAAGTTTTGCAGGCCGCTCCCAACCGCGAGGAGCACCTGGATACGCTGGCCTGGAAAGCGCAACTACCTATCCATCAGGTAGCCTCCCTGCTGCTGAGCCTGGAGTTTGGCGGCGTGGTGAAGGCTATGCCCGGAAAACGTTTTGGATTACTATAGCCCCATTTCCTTTCGTTTCAGGCGGTTTTTTAGAATATTGAGAGGCGATAAAAGTGCCCAAAGCGGCATTTTATGGGTAAATGACTGGTGCTGAAGGCGCTGCCCAGGCGCCAACTATACAGGACTTATTCCGTCTATAGGTTTCCTCTCAACCTCCTCTATGGAAGTAAGCTCTACTCCTACTGCAGTCCTGCTTTATAACGGCCAGCTCTACTCAACAGATAGTTTTGGCCTGACCTTGCCCAACCGCGGCCTGCAGTTTAATGATGGCTTTTTTGAAACCCTGATCTGGTCGAACGACGGCTTGCGCTACCGCTCCCAGCACCTGCAGCGCATGCAGGCGGCCGCCAATGCGCTGGAGCTGGAGCTGCCCACGGCTTTGGTGGCCGAGGGTGCCCTGGAATGGGCCTTGCGGGAGTTGGTAAATGCCCTGCGCCTGCCCGAAGCCCGCCTGCGCGTGCAGGTTTGGCGCAGCGGCGGTGGTCTATATTCACCAGCTTCCAACCAAGTGGAATGGCTGGCTACGGCCCTGCCTTTTGAGCTGCGGGAGTCGCCGGTGCAGCGGGCGGGGTTTGCGCAGCGCGTGCGGGCATTGTATTCGCCGGTGTCTTTCTGCAAGGGCCCACAGGCGGTGCTGTATGTGCTGGCGGCCCAGGAACGGGTGCGGCGCGAGCTGGACGAGCTGCTGCTGCTGGACACTGCCGGCCATATAGCCGAAGCAAGCGCTGCCGCCGTGTTCTGGATTCGGGATGGGCGCTTGTTTACCCCGGCCCTGACAACGGGCTGTGTGGCGGGCGTACGCCGCGCCCATTTGTTGGACCTGGCGCGTGCCAAGCATTTGTACGTGCACGAGGTGCTGGCCAAGCCGGAAGAGCTGCTGCAGGCCGAAGCCGTATTTACGGCCAACGTGGCCGCCATCCGGCCCCTGCAGCAAATAGACAATACCCTTTTTGCCTCCGACACCCACCCGTTACTGCAGAACCTGCGTCAGTGGGAAGCCGCGGGTTACTAAGCAGCCTGAGTTTAGAACTATAAGAATACAGCTAAAAGCTAGGACCTGTTAACAGTCGCGTAGCCAGAGCACAATTGCCGCTAGATGAATAAAGGCCAGAAAATGTGCATCCAACTTGTCGTAGCGCGTGGCCACGCGTCGAAACTGCTTGAGGCGGCTGAAAAGTCGCTCGACGGGGTGGCGCTGGGCGTAGCGGGCCGCGTCGTAGGCGCGCGGGTGCCGGCGCTTGCGCCGGGGCGGAATCACGGCACAGGTGCCGCGGGCGACCAGGGCCGCCACCAGCGGGTCGGAATCGTAGCCGCGGTCGGCAATCAGGTAGGCCGGGGCCAGCCCGTCGAGCAGCGGCAAGGCCTGCGGCGCGTCGTGGCGCTGGCCGGCGGTCAGGCCCAGGCGCACGGGCCGGCCGCGGGCGTCGGTCACCGCGTGCAGCTTGGTGGTCAAGCCGCCGCGGCTGCGCCCGAGGGCTTGCGGCCCGTTTTTTTGCGCGCTCCGCTCGCGTGCTGGTGCGCCCGCACGGTGGTCGAGTCCACCAGCAGCGTGTGCAGCGCGTCGTCCTCTTGCACCGTTGCCAGCACCCGGGCCCACACGCCCGAGGCACTCCAGCGCTGGAAGCGCGTGTACGTCGTGTGCCAGTTGCCCCAATCGGCCGGCAGGGCCCGCCAGCGGCACCCGTTGCGCATAAGCCACAGCACGGCCTCCACGAACCGGCGGTTGTCCTGGCCCCGGCCGCCTTTCGTGCCTGCCCGACCGCCTTTCGTGCCTGCCCGACCCGGCAGCAGCGGCGCAATCCGCGCCCACTGCGCCTCCGTCAACAAATAGTCCATACGCTAACATAATTGCTACTGTTAACACTTCCTAGTTCCCCTCCTTAGCTAAGGCGGGGTTAGGGGTGGTTGACCATGCGTCAGGACGTTTTCTTCATTTGATGATCCTGTCGAGCGGAGTCGAGACATCTCGCTAGTGTGGTAATTAGTTTGGCAACATCAGCACGCGAGATGCTTCGACTGCGCTCAGCATGACGGGCTGTGGAAATGATGTTCTTTGCCCAACAACATCAGCAGGCGAGATGTCTCGACTCCGCTCGACAGGACGGGCTTGGGAAACAACGATTATCAACCACCCCTAGCCCCGCCTTAGCTAAGGAGGGGAACTAGGCTTTAAAAATTGTTTTTAGCTTGGATTAGTTGCTGGAAACCAGCGGGGTGAGGCTGCGGCGGGTGCGCATCCACTGCCAGCTCTCCTCAAAAAGCTGGAGGTCCTCTTCGGTTACTTCGTTACGCTGGAGAATTTCCTGGCGGGGCAGAAGGGCCGCTTCCAGATCATACAGCGCAATCCAGGTGCGGTGTTTACGGGATAATTCAGGAGCCAAAACGGGCGTACGGGTAATCATGTTCCAGGGGCAATTGTACTGCAATGCCCGTTCTACGGAACTGTACTTTACGAGGATGCGCACGCGGCGAAATTAGCTTATTTGCGCTACTATATAATACCCTCCCTATATTTCCCACACTACACCGCTACCGGCGCTTTTATAGCGGGATGCGGGTTGTAGTTTTCCAGCTGAAAATCCTCGTATTGGAACCCGAAAATATCGGTTATGTCCGGGTTGAGGCGCATTTGTGGTAAGGGGCGCGGCTCGCGGGTGAGCTGCAGACGGGCCTGCTCCAGGTGATTGCTGTAGAGGTGGGTGTCGCCGCCGGTCCAGATAAATTCGCCGGGCTCCAGGCCGGTTACCTGCGCCATCATGAGCGTGAGCAGGGCGTAGCTGGCAATATTGAAGGGCACGCCCAGGAATACATCGGCGGAGCGCTGGTAAAGCTGGCAGGACAGCTTGCCATCGGCCACGTAAAATTGGAATAAGGCGTGGCAGGGCGTGAGGCGCATGAGCGGCAGCTCGGCCACGTTCCAGGCCGATACTACCATGCGGCGCGAGTCGGGCTGGGTGTGGAGCAGGTGCACCATCTGCGCAATCTGGTCGATGCTCTGGCCATCGGGGGCCTCCCAGCTGCGCCATTGCTTGCCGTAGATGGGGCCCAGGCTGCCGTCGGCATTGGCCCACTCCCGCCAGATGCTCACCCCTACTTCTTCCAGGGAGTTGTTGTTGGTATCGCCGCGCAAAAACCACAGCAGCTCGTGGATAATGCTTTTGAGGTGCACCTTTTTGGTGGTGACCAGGGGGAAGCCTTCCTGCAGGTTAAAGCGCATCTGGTAGCCAAACACGGAGAGCGTGCCGGTGCCGGTACGGTCGGTTTTCTGGGTGCCGTGGTCGAGGATGTGCTGAAGGAGGGCTTGGTACTGGCGCATGGGGGAAGGTGAGCGTAAGTCGGAGAGCTAGTCAGCCGGATGGAAAGTCAAAAGTATAGAAAAACGCGGCGGGCCGATGCCTCATTTTCAGTTGAGCACCTCCAGAAAACTTGTCGCCCTTCCATCCAACGCTCAGCATTATAAATCCTTTAAAGCGGCCAGTTTTAGTTGTATCTGGGCGAGGTCATAAGTACGCTCCAGAATATTTCCCTGCCGGTCCAGCAGCACATAGGTGGGAAATCCCATGATGCTATAGTCCTTCATCACCTGGCCCTCATCACCATCCAGATTGCATAGCTGCGTCCAGTTGACGCCATTGCCTCTGATGGCCTGTATCCACAACGCTTTGTCCTGAGCATGTTCGGCCGCAATGCCTACCAGCGCCAGCCTAGGGTATTCCAGATGCAGGGCTTTCAGAGCGGGAAATGATCTGATGCAGGGATTACACCAATGACCCCAGAAATCCAGCAGCACGTACTTTCCAGCGTAAGATTTCAGAGTAGTGGGGCGGCCCTGTATATCAGGAAGGGTAAAAGCCGGGGCTTTGGTGCCGACCACTGGTTTGCTTTGGGCGCTGAGGGAGAAGCTGAATAGACAGATTATTGCAGCGAGCAATATTGCTTTCATGGGTAATAAACTACTACCATAAATATCAAGCTCTTCTGAATCGACGCACTATAAAAAAGCCACCTGCTATTAGCAAGCCATAAAAGAAGACTTTACCCATTATATGCCCCAATTTATAAGCCGACGACTCCTTCGCAGATTCAAGACTCGAATTACTTTCCTTGTTTGTAGCAGGCTGAAGGGAAGCAAAGAATTTTGTTCGGTTTGCCTTTGAATCTTCGGCTTTTTCTCCTGCTTCACTTGTATAATAGTGTAATGTATAGCCATTCCCATTTATCTGTAGTATCCGCATAAACTTGACTGCAGGTAAATCGGCACGATCAGGAGTGGAGATTTGAAGATCTAATCCATCGTACCCTGCTATTGTAAACGGGCGTTTACTAATAACCTTACCGTTCTCCACTACATCTAGAATGCCTTTTATAACTCCGTTGTAGAATTCATCCAGTTCCGCTGAGGAAGGATTAACTTTATATGAATTTTGTTGAACTACTGCCAGATAGATGGTCTCCCCATCAATAAGCCGATAAGCTTTCTGGCCCTGCACTTCAAGCATAGTTGCTTGCCCGGGAAAGTCTACGGTAACTGAATCACCTAAATCAACCTTCTGCCACTGAGTTTCCTGTGCCGAAATGGATGAACTAAATAAGAGTAGTAAACTTAGTATTAAAGTAAAACGTGTAATCATAATTCGTTTGGGATTAAGAATTCTACAAACATAAAGAGCCGCCTTTAAATGAGGCGGCTCTTTATGTAAAATATTAAAGTCAATTTACAGCGACTTCGTCACCGGCTTAGCCGCTGGAGCGGGCTTCACCGAAGCAGTAGTGGTTTTAGCACCTTTCTTCACGCAGCAGGAAGCACCGGAAGCCGCCATTTCCTTGCTGCACTTGGCTTGCATTTCGGTAGTGCAGGCTTTCTTGGTTTTCTTGGCGCCTTTCTCGCCTTCCGTAGCGGAGGCAGTACCAACGTAGGCGAACAGGGCGAGGGCTAACAGAACGTTTTTCATATCGAAGAAGCTGAAGGAAATGGAAACAAAAGCGGTAAAACGGGGGTTGGCTTCCCGCCGACTCTAAGGTAAGAAAAGCGGGGCAAACAGGCTATGCTTTTCTCCGGATCGGGCTTCTGCTTATGCCGCTTCGCAAACTCGCTCATCTTACCCTGCTGGCCCTGGCCCTGCTCACTGCCCTGGCGGTGTTCTTTGTGGCCCAGCTGCGCTTCAACTATAATTTCAACGACTTCTACCCCGCCGGTGACCCCGACCTGGACTACTACCTGAAGTATTCCGAGCGTTTCGGCAACGATAACGACTACGTGCTGCTGGGCCTGGAGGCGCCCGCTGGCCAAACCGTTTTTGACGCCCGCTTCCTCACCAAAGTCGATACGCTGACGCGCTTTATTCAGGCCCGGCGGCACGTGACGCACGTTTCCTCGCCCACCACGCTCACCAACCCCGTGGTAGAAGGCCTGGGCGTGTTCAACATTCCGTACCTGCACCCCCAAGAGCCCAGCCGTCGCGCTCAGGATTCCACCCTGCTCTATCAAACCCCGGGCATTGTGGGCAACCTGATTTCCCGGGATGCGCGGGCCCTTACCATCCTGTTCCAGACCTCGCCCAACCTCAGCAAGCCGCCCGGCGACTCCCTGCTGGCCGCCGTGCGCTGGGAGCTGCAGCGCCAGGGCTTTGCCGATAGCCAGGTGCACCTGGCCGGCAAAATGGTGGCGCAGTCGGTGTTTGTGGACCGGCTGCAGAACGAGCTTATGGTGTTTATGAGCCTTTCCGTGCTGCTGGTGACGGGGTTGCTCTGGCTTACCTTCCGCACGTGGTGGGGCGTGGTGCTGCCGCTGGTGGTGGTGTTGGGCGCTATTCTCTGGGGCCTGGGGCTGATGAGTGCCTGCGGCATAAGCATTGACCTGATGACGGCCCTGCTGCCGGTGATGCTGTTTGTGGTGGGCATGTCGGATACCATTCACATCATTACGCGCTATGTCACGGAGCTGGGCTACGGGGCCAGCAAGCGGGACTCCCTGTTCATTGCCCTCAAGGAATCGGGGTTTGGCTCCGGGCTTTCGGCCCTGACTACCAGCATTGGTTTTTTCACGCTGATGACCAGCACCATCCGGCCCATTTACAACTTCGGGCTGTTTACGGGTATTTCCGTGCTGCTCACGTTTGTGCTGAGCTTTACGCTGCTACCCGCCATGCTGGTGCTGCTGCGCAAGCCCCAGCTGCGCATACCGCGCCAGGAAGGCCACAGCTGGGACGGGGTGCTGGGCCGCCTGTTCCGCACGGTGCTGGCCCGCCGCCATTGGGTGGTAGCCATCAGCGCCCTGATATTGCTGGGGTCGGTAGCGCCGGCCTCCCGCATCCGCATCAACTCGGCGCTGCTGGACGATTTGTCCCAGAACGACCCGGTGAAGCTGGATTTCGTGTTTTTTGAAAAGCAGTTTGCCGGCGTGCGGCCGTTTGAGCTGGATCTGAAGCCCGCCGCCGGGGGCAGCATCTATGATCTGGCCGTTTTGCGGCAGACGGAGAAAATAGAAAACTACCTGCAGCGCCACTACGGGCTCAATTTCGTGGCCTCCCCGGTTACCATCATTAAGTCAGTGCGCAAGGCTCTGAACGGTGGCCAGCTGCCGGAATACCGCTTGCCCGATTCGGAGGCGGAGCTGCAGCGGCTGGTGCGCAAGGTGAAGCTCTTCCGCAAGAAGCCGGAGTTCCGGGCTCTGGCCCTCCCCGATGGCACCGAAGGCCGCCTCACCGGCCGCATGCCCGATGTGGGCAGCATAAAAGCCGATGCCCTGAACGCCGACCTGCGCCGCTTCCTGCGCACCCAGGTAGACAGCACCGTGCTGCAAACCCGCCTCACCGGCTCGGCCAATCTCATCGACAAAAACAACGAAAACCTGACGCTCAACATGATTACCGGCATGACCATCGATATTGTGATGGTCACGCTGATTGTGCTGGCGCTGTTCCGCAGCCTGCGCATGACGCTGGTGGTACTCATCCCCAACCTGGTACCCATTCTCATTGTGGCCGGCGTCATGGGCCTGGCTGGCGTGAACATGAAGGTGAGTACCAGCATCATCTTCACTATTGCTTTCGGTATTGCTGTGGATGATACTATTCACTTCATCAGCAAGCTTAAGCTGGTATTGCTGAAGGAGAAAAGCCTGTTTAAAGCCGTCCGTAAAACCTACCTCATGGCGGGCAAAGCCGTTATCGTTACTTCTCTCATCCTGGTAGGTGGCTTCTCCACGCTCATTTTCTCTTCTTTCGATGGCACTTTCTATGTGGGCCTACTCATTAGCCTCACGCTGCTGTTTGGGGTGGTAGCCGAGCTGACCTTGTTACCCATTCTGATTCTGTATTTCTACCGCCACAAGCCCAAGGAAATCCGCCAGCCCGTGCCGGTGCTTGGCGGGTAGTATGGGGTGAAATGCAGAAAAAAGAACGTTCTGGAGAGCAGGTGGCGCATCAAGCCAGAGCGCAAGACATCTACAAAACTGACGTAAGCCATAGTAGCGCGAAGCTCCGGCTTCGCGCACGAGCAGAGCGAGTTTCCATGCGTTAGCGCAAACGGCGCGGTTCCGGCGACTCGCTCCGCTCGTACGCGAAGCCGGAGCTTCGCGCTACAATTCCCGTCTCATAAACTACACGGCTCACTTCGTCGTTACTTTGCTCTATGACGAAACGCTTGCTCCCTCTCCTTTTCGCACTATCCTGTCAGGCTGCTCTGGCCCAAACCACCTCCCCGGCCCCGGAGAACGAAGTTTCCCGCCTGATTAAGGAGCGCGAAACCCTGGTGCGCCAGTATGAAGAAGCCAATGCCCAGCGCAACAGCCTCTTCGGCAACAAGCCCAGCAAAAAAGACCTGCAGGAAGTAGTGGATGCCCTCAAAGGCATTATCCGTAAAGACACCGAGGTAGTGCGGGCCGTGCAGGCCAGCACCCTGCGCCAGACGGCCGCCGTGGTAGCCGAAAATCAGCAGGCCAAGCAGCAGGTTACCGTGGCCACCACCGACCAAAGCAGCGTGCGCCAGCGCTTCTACGACCTGCAAAACCAGATTCAGAACCTGGAGCAGCGCGAAAAACAGCGAGAGAAAAAGCTGCAGGAAGCCCAAACCGCCGCTAAAGAGGCCGAAGAGGCCCGCACCTCCCGCGAAATGATTGCCGTTGGGCTGGCCTTGCTCAGCGTAGCCCTGCTGGTGTATGTTTTCCGGTTGCGCCAGCAGCTGGCTGCCGTTCCTTCCCGCAAGCGGCGCTAACTTGCGCTATGCTGGTAGCCGTAGCCGAGTATCTGACCTATGCCGAGGCCGTTAGCCTCTATAACCGGCTGCTGGATGAGGCCGAGGTGGTGGCGCTGGTTAAAAACTACGGCCCCGCCACCCTCCCCTTCGGCGACGGCCTTTATTTTCAGCTGCTGATTGAGGAAACCGACCAGCCCGCCGCCCAGCCCGTAGTGGAAGAATTCGCCCGCCAGCGCATTCTGCCCGCCGTGCTCCGCTGCCCCCGTTGCGGCTCTCCTGAGACGCTGCCCGTGCCCCGGCCCGCGTGGTGGAAACGTGTTTTTTACGCCGGCACTACGCTGTACCGGTGCCAGAATTGTGGGGAGGAGTTTGGAAGCTGAAGTGGTTCCGTAACGCGTGCTTCGCCACCTTTGTCGTTTGTCATCCTGAGCTTTGCGAAGGACCTTCTCACGGCTGAACAAGTCGTCACAACGAGTCGTGCTGACGTGAGAAGGTCCTTCGCAAAGCTCAGGATGACATTTTTTAAATTATTAGACAGCTTCGCCGATACTCGCGGCCTCCGTTTCTTATGGAAAATATCTTTCCTTTTAAGGTTTACGCCATTCCCGAACACCTGCGCGTGGAGAATGCCCTCTTCGGCATCACGGCCAACGTGGAATCGGACCCGGCGCTGGAGGGGTATTTCTACCTGTTTGAGAAGTATGGTTTCGGGGGCGGCGGCTTATCCTGGGAAGAGCATATCACCACTATTTTGGAAGAAGAAGCCCCCGTCCTGCTGGACCAGATTCAGGGTTTCTCCACGCCCGCTACTCTCCTCTTTTATGCTGATTCCGAGGACGCGGTGCGCCGGTTTATGCAGCTCATCGTCCCCATTTTCGCGGATCTGGGCAAGCTAAACAAGTATTTCAGCCAGACCGACCCCAGCGACTTTTTCGAGTAGAAAACATTAAGAACGTCATGCTGAGCTTGTCGAAGCATCTCTACCGCTGACGTTGTGGAAGTAACCCAACGAAGCGGTAGAGATGCTTCGACAAGCTCAGCATGACGGGCTAATTGGATTTATTTCTCCTGCAAAATCTCTTCTATCTGATTCAGTTCATCCGCGCTGAACTGCAGGTTATCCAGGCAGCGCAGAGAATCGGAAAGCTGATCAGGTTTGCTGGCGCCGATGAGGACGGAAGTTACCCGCTCATCCCGCAGAATCCAGGAAAGGGCCATTTGAGCCAGGCTTTGGCCGCGCTTCTGGGCCAGGCTGTTCAGCTGCTGCACCTGCGCCAGGCGCTCCGTCGTAAGTTGGGTTTCGGTGAGGAAGCCTACTCCTTTCGCCACCCGGGAATCCTCGGGAATGCCATGCAGGTATTTATTGGTGAGCAGGCCCTGGGCCAGCGGCGAAAAGGGAATGCAGCCCACGCCGGCTTCGCCCAGCAAATCCAGCAGGCTGCCTTCCACCCACCGCTCAAACATGGAGTATTTGGGCTGATGGATGAGGCAGGGCGTGCCCATTTCCTGCAGCAGCCGGATGGCCTCGGCGGCTTCTTCCGTTTGATAGTTGGAAATACCCACGTACAGCGCCTTGCCCTGGCGCACCACGTGGTCCAGGGCGCGCATGGTTTCTTCCAGGGGCGTTTCGGGGTCGGGGCGGTGGGAATAGAAGATGTCCACGTATTCCAGCTTCATGCGCTTGAGGCTCTGGTCGAGGCTGGAAATGAGGTATTTGCGGGAACCCCATTCGCCGTAGGGCCCTTCCCACATGTGGTAGCCGGCTTTGGTGGAGATAATCAGCTCGTCGCGGTAGCCGCGAAAGTCTTCTTTCAGAATGCGCCCGAAGTTGGTTTCGGCCGAGCCGGGAGGCGGGCCATAGTTGTTGGCCAGATCAAAGTGCGTGACGCCGCTATCGAATGCCCGGTGCAGAATGGCGCGGAAATTACTGAGCACGTCCACGTCGCCGAAGTTGTGCCACAGCCCCAGGGACACGGCCGGCAGTTTCAGGCCGCTGCGGCCGCAGCGGCGGTAAATCATGGAAGAATAGCGGCTAGGGTTGGGTTGATAGGGCATAAAGCGTTAGGATATGGAATGCTGTTGAGACGCAAATCTATGCTCTGGCGTTGCAGATTAAAGAACTGACCTGTATGCTTTGGTCTATTTGCCTACTGCTTCGCGGCTTTCCCTGCTTTTAGCGCTGAAGTGAATTATCTTTTTTTCCTCCCGACCTTCGGCCACCAAAAGGCCATTTTCGTTGTTATCAACGAATCCCCAATACCCTTGTACTGTTGACTGAACAACCTACGTATACCGACCCCTACGCGCTGGAAAAAGAGCTGCGCAAGGTGCAGGCCCTCATGCAGCTGGAGCAAAAAGAGGACCTGGAGCAATTCAAGATTAAAAGCGCCCAGTCTACCATTGCGGAGCGTCAGCGGCGCGGCCTCACCTGGTACCCCGTAAATATTACCAAGGAAGATATTGGCTTCGGGGGCAAGCTGGTGCTGGAGTTGGAGCGCCCCGCCGGCCAGGGCGGGCTGCACCTGTTTCAGGTGGGCAAAAATGCCGCGCTGTTCGGCAACGTGCCCGGCCGCTCCGGCTCCGACCGCCCCACGCTCAGCGGCGTTATCACGGCCGTGAAGCGCAATAAAATCCTGCTGGCCACCAACAAGGAAGACCTCCCCGACTGGGTAGATGAAGGCAAGCTGGGCGTAGACCTCACCTTTGATGAGGTGAGCTACCGCGAGATGGAATACGCCCTGGGCAAGGTGATGGGCGCCTACGACAGCCGCCTGGCGGAGCTGCGCGACATTCTGCTGGGGGCTAAACCCGCCCGCTACAAATCAGAAACCGAAGCCCAGCTCTACTACCCTAGTCCTTTAAATGAGTCGCAGCTGGCGGCCGTGCGCCACGTGCTGGCGGCCCAGGATGTAGCCATTATTCACGGCCCGCCCGGCACCGGCAAAACTACCACGCTGGTGCAGGCCATTCTGGAAACCATCCGGCGCGAGCGGCGGGTACTGGTGTGCGCCCCCAGCAACACGGCCGTGGATCTGCTCACGGAAAAGCTGGCCGAGCGCGGCGTGAACGTCATTCGTATGGGTAACCCCTCGCGCGTGTCTGATCTGCTTCTGCAGCATACCCTGGATGCCCAGATTATGGCGCACAAGAGCTACCCGGAGCTGAAAAGCATGCGCCAGACGGCCGAGCAGTACCGCGAAGCCGCAGGCAAATTCAAGCGCCACTTTGGCTGGGAGGAGCGCGAGCAGCGCCGCCTGCTGAAAGAGCAGGCCCACCAAATGCTGCAGGAATCTGACCAGCTGGAGCGCTACATCACGGAGGATTTGCTGGAGCAGGTGCAGGTGATAACCTGCACGCTGGTGGGGGCCGGCAACCGCGCCATTCGCCACCTCACCTACGAAACCGTTTTCATTGATGAAGCCGCCCAGGCCCTGGAGCCCGGCTGCTGGATTCCTATCACCAAAGCCAACCGCGTGGTGCTGGCCGGCGACCACCAGCAGCTGCCACCCACGGTAAAAAGCGAAAAAGCCGCCAGTGAAGGCCTGCGCGAAACGCTGTTTGAGAAGTGCATTAAGCGCCAGCCCCACACAGCCCGCATGCTGCAGGTGCAGTACCGCATGCACGAGCAGATTATGGCGTTCAGCTCGGAGCAGTTCTACCACGGCAAGCTGATTGCCGCCCCCACCGTGGCCCACGCCGACCTACCCGACTACGATATTCGCT
The Hymenobacter sp. DG25B genome window above contains:
- a CDS encoding MerR family transcriptional regulator → MPYKERDIEKQYFTIGEVAQQFNVAPSLIRFWETEFDELRPRKSKKGNRLYTPQDIDIFRTIYHLVKERGYTIPGARDMLRQKGPQLKEKIDVIQSLEKIRGFLVKMKKEVDAAGKAE
- the dprA gene encoding DNA-processing protein DprA; translated protein: MSIVTPTDTLLHEVALTLFPGIGPQLTRQLMSYGGSAKNVLHLPPGKLRKIPGVGPATVAILTGAERTNALKQAEATLLKAEKDGVQLLFYTSKAYPSRLKTIADAPVLLYYQGTADLNQPKTIALVGTRQATDYGREQTERLVRGLVPHRPLVVSGLAYGIDIAAHRAALQEGLETVGVMATGLDVIYPHAHRKTAEKMREQGGLLTEFPFGTPPDKYNFPARNRIIAGMSDGTVVVEATRKGGALITAELALSYDKDVLAIPGPLNSLASEGCHELIKASKAALYSEPRDLEQLLNWDAALHLQGKFKAATVYDADNFTPEEYQVIEVLQAAPNREEHLDTLAWKAQLPIHQVASLLLSLEFGGVVKAMPGKRFGLL
- a CDS encoding aminotransferase class IV, producing MEVSSTPTAVLLYNGQLYSTDSFGLTLPNRGLQFNDGFFETLIWSNDGLRYRSQHLQRMQAAANALELELPTALVAEGALEWALRELVNALRLPEARLRVQVWRSGGGLYSPASNQVEWLATALPFELRESPVQRAGFAQRVRALYSPVSFCKGPQAVLYVLAAQERVRRELDELLLLDTAGHIAEASAAAVFWIRDGRLFTPALTTGCVAGVRRAHLLDLARAKHLYVHEVLAKPEELLQAEAVFTANVAAIRPLQQIDNTLFASDTHPLLQNLRQWEAAGY
- a CDS encoding thymidylate synthase, which encodes MRQYQALLQHILDHGTQKTDRTGTGTLSVFGYQMRFNLQEGFPLVTTKKVHLKSIIHELLWFLRGDTNNNSLEEVGVSIWREWANADGSLGPIYGKQWRSWEAPDGQSIDQIAQMVHLLHTQPDSRRMVVSAWNVAELPLMRLTPCHALFQFYVADGKLSCQLYQRSADVFLGVPFNIASYALLTLMMAQVTGLEPGEFIWTGGDTHLYSNHLEQARLQLTREPRPLPQMRLNPDITDIFGFQYEDFQLENYNPHPAIKAPVAV
- a CDS encoding TlpA family protein disulfide reductase; translated protein: MKAILLAAIICLFSFSLSAQSKPVVGTKAPAFTLPDIQGRPTTLKSYAGKYVLLDFWGHWCNPCIRSFPALKALHLEYPRLALVGIAAEHAQDKALWIQAIRGNGVNWTQLCNLDGDEGQVMKDYSIMGFPTYVLLDRQGNILERTYDLAQIQLKLAALKDL
- a CDS encoding efflux RND transporter permease subunit codes for the protein MPLRKLAHLTLLALALLTALAVFFVAQLRFNYNFNDFYPAGDPDLDYYLKYSERFGNDNDYVLLGLEAPAGQTVFDARFLTKVDTLTRFIQARRHVTHVSSPTTLTNPVVEGLGVFNIPYLHPQEPSRRAQDSTLLYQTPGIVGNLISRDARALTILFQTSPNLSKPPGDSLLAAVRWELQRQGFADSQVHLAGKMVAQSVFVDRLQNELMVFMSLSVLLVTGLLWLTFRTWWGVVLPLVVVLGAILWGLGLMSACGISIDLMTALLPVMLFVVGMSDTIHIITRYVTELGYGASKRDSLFIALKESGFGSGLSALTTSIGFFTLMTSTIRPIYNFGLFTGISVLLTFVLSFTLLPAMLVLLRKPQLRIPRQEGHSWDGVLGRLFRTVLARRHWVVAISALILLGSVAPASRIRINSALLDDLSQNDPVKLDFVFFEKQFAGVRPFELDLKPAAGGSIYDLAVLRQTEKIENYLQRHYGLNFVASPVTIIKSVRKALNGGQLPEYRLPDSEAELQRLVRKVKLFRKKPEFRALALPDGTEGRLTGRMPDVGSIKADALNADLRRFLRTQVDSTVLQTRLTGSANLIDKNNENLTLNMITGMTIDIVMVTLIVLALFRSLRMTLVVLIPNLVPILIVAGVMGLAGVNMKVSTSIIFTIAFGIAVDDTIHFISKLKLVLLKEKSLFKAVRKTYLMAGKAVIVTSLILVGGFSTLIFSSFDGTFYVGLLISLTLLFGVVAELTLLPILILYFYRHKPKEIRQPVPVLGG